The following proteins are co-located in the Gemmatimonadota bacterium genome:
- a CDS encoding sigma 54-interacting transcriptional regulator, with the protein MIKPLDRKGTWQTYSMADGLAGMRIEHIAEDSEGYLWFATWDNGVSHFDGDAFQNFTHQDGLVGDSVYLVSEDSQNRLWFGTLNGVCWYDGADFHHLEDEGIADRAVQCIYEDREGRIWCGGHRTLGYYDGTVFHDLMPLYLQHYDQPPAPYSPNQCRGIAQDPEGQMWFGFKNLIRFNGTSFYRHEEKDGIPPGYTSYVVGQDSTGKVWFGQHGLQNELWFYADGNFQPVQIDLGDVLRKIQCDREGRMWFCTSEGVLYQDGGGFRRFTPADGLPHPAVKAVFQDRDHQFWFATWGGVGLYDAHSISVFDLSSELSTGEPEISQIAQDSCGDIWVGSVSPVFNHLDKSVFRFDGEHFEFVSTEDGADINNCYAIYEDRNGDLWFGSRDGLFCYDGQRLKKMQTIAGLGNKSVSAIAQDSQEQFLFGHWEWENIKSRKDLLASPLKITYEQGGQLQTLFVEDKDKDPYSRIGTVITGRNSEIYFHLSYQNFSIRCKGFARWHPEEGLKFYGVEDGLIDNRVSDLLLDRNGNLWVATQRGLSCFDGTVFRNFTTEDGLPSNRIRCLFEDRQGHLWLGTDGGAVHYDGQLFQTIKAPHIGPVCQILEDRDGNFWFGTVQNFLVRYRQQKTPPRIRLLQIVADQIYENPQDVIVSTIGQHVIFEYKGLSFSTHPRDMLYIYRLKGYDADWQSATRKMRAHYRNLPPGEYTFQVRAIDRDLNYSEVAQVQLSVEPDPRIEGLTATLNSQGNNEFIGGSAALHAFQIQLRKVASTDLSVLIIGETGVGKGLAARVLHALSPNCDGPFIQVNCGALPETLIDSELFGHERGAFTSAVSRRLGKVELAKGGTLFLDEIGDMSLEMQARMLRLLEEGIFERVGGNETLKVQARIVIATNRDLEEMISASAFREDLYYRLNAFPMSLPPLRERKEDIPDLAEFFKNRMATHLNKQIGPLAAEVIEVLQAYDWPGNVRELEHTIQRAVIVCRDSQIEVDDLGMMGSQITASPLRRITLPTSQDREVVSLDEHDRRYILEMLKATNWKIKGAGGAATLLGLNPGTLYGKMRKLGIKRPDR; encoded by the coding sequence ATGATCAAACCACTTGACCGCAAAGGGACCTGGCAGACTTATTCTATGGCCGATGGTCTGGCAGGGATGCGTATTGAACACATTGCCGAGGATAGCGAGGGTTACCTCTGGTTCGCCACATGGGACAACGGTGTTAGTCACTTCGATGGAGACGCATTTCAGAATTTTACCCACCAGGATGGTCTTGTGGGTGACAGCGTTTATCTTGTTTCAGAGGATAGTCAGAATCGGTTGTGGTTCGGTACACTAAATGGGGTCTGCTGGTATGATGGAGCAGACTTCCATCATTTGGAGGACGAAGGGATTGCAGATCGTGCAGTGCAGTGCATCTACGAAGACCGTGAGGGGCGTATATGGTGTGGCGGTCACCGCACTCTGGGATATTATGACGGCACTGTGTTCCACGATCTGATGCCGCTCTACCTTCAGCACTACGACCAGCCGCCAGCTCCTTACTCGCCCAATCAGTGTCGGGGCATTGCCCAGGATCCAGAAGGCCAGATGTGGTTTGGCTTTAAAAACCTCATCCGTTTTAATGGCACATCCTTCTATCGCCATGAAGAAAAAGACGGTATTCCGCCAGGCTATACAAGTTATGTCGTGGGTCAGGACAGTACCGGTAAGGTGTGGTTTGGACAGCACGGATTACAGAATGAACTCTGGTTCTATGCTGATGGCAACTTCCAGCCTGTTCAGATAGATTTGGGTGATGTTTTGCGCAAAATTCAGTGTGACCGTGAAGGTCGAATGTGGTTTTGCACCTCAGAAGGCGTGCTCTATCAGGACGGTGGTGGGTTCCGCAGGTTTACCCCTGCTGATGGGTTGCCCCATCCCGCGGTCAAAGCCGTGTTCCAGGACCGCGATCATCAGTTTTGGTTCGCCACCTGGGGTGGCGTCGGCCTTTACGATGCGCACAGTATCAGCGTTTTCGACCTCAGTTCGGAATTGTCTACAGGAGAGCCAGAAATCTCACAGATCGCACAAGACAGTTGCGGTGATATATGGGTCGGTTCTGTGTCTCCTGTTTTCAACCATTTGGACAAAAGCGTTTTTCGCTTTGATGGTGAGCACTTTGAATTCGTAAGCACTGAGGATGGTGCTGATATCAACAACTGTTACGCCATCTATGAAGACCGCAATGGGGACCTGTGGTTTGGTAGTCGCGATGGCCTGTTCTGCTACGATGGACAAAGACTAAAAAAAATGCAAACAATAGCGGGCTTAGGCAATAAAAGTGTCAGCGCAATCGCACAGGACTCGCAAGAACAATTCCTTTTTGGACATTGGGAATGGGAGAATATAAAAAGCAGGAAAGATCTTCTTGCCAGTCCATTAAAGATTACTTACGAGCAGGGCGGGCAGCTTCAGACCCTTTTTGTGGAAGATAAAGATAAAGATCCTTACAGCCGCATCGGCACAGTGATTACCGGGCGCAATAGCGAGATCTATTTTCATCTGTCATACCAGAATTTTTCTATTAGATGCAAGGGCTTTGCGCGCTGGCATCCGGAAGAGGGGCTCAAATTTTATGGGGTTGAAGATGGGCTGATAGACAACAGGGTTAGCGATTTGCTGTTAGACCGAAATGGGAACCTGTGGGTGGCTACTCAAAGAGGTCTCAGTTGCTTTGATGGCACTGTCTTTCGCAACTTCACTACTGAAGATGGTTTGCCGAGCAACCGCATCCGTTGCTTGTTCGAGGATCGGCAAGGCCACCTCTGGCTCGGCACAGACGGGGGAGCGGTTCACTACGATGGTCAGCTTTTCCAGACCATCAAGGCACCGCACATAGGACCAGTTTGTCAGATACTCGAAGATCGCGATGGAAACTTCTGGTTTGGTACAGTCCAGAATTTTCTGGTGCGCTACCGGCAACAAAAGACCCCACCCCGGATTCGCCTGCTTCAGATTGTTGCCGATCAGATCTATGAGAACCCGCAGGACGTCATCGTATCTACCATAGGTCAGCATGTGATTTTCGAGTACAAGGGCCTGAGTTTTTCCACCCATCCCCGCGATATGCTCTACATCTATCGCCTGAAGGGCTACGATGCTGACTGGCAATCAGCAACTCGAAAGATGCGGGCGCATTACCGGAATTTGCCGCCGGGAGAGTACACGTTCCAGGTCAGGGCGATAGATCGCGATCTCAATTACTCAGAGGTGGCGCAGGTGCAACTCTCAGTAGAGCCAGATCCGCGTATTGAGGGTCTGACTGCGACACTCAATAGTCAGGGGAATAACGAGTTTATCGGTGGGAGTGCGGCCCTGCACGCGTTTCAAATCCAACTCAGAAAGGTAGCATCCACTGATCTGTCCGTGCTGATTATAGGTGAAACCGGTGTGGGTAAGGGATTAGCAGCGCGGGTATTACACGCGCTGAGTCCCAATTGCGATGGTCCTTTTATACAGGTCAACTGCGGTGCACTGCCTGAAACGCTGATCGATAGTGAACTGTTTGGTCACGAGAGGGGAGCCTTTACCAGCGCGGTTTCTCGCAGACTGGGTAAGGTAGAACTGGCGAAAGGTGGCACGCTCTTTTTGGATGAAATTGGCGATATGAGTCTGGAAATGCAGGCCAGGATGTTGCGCTTGCTGGAAGAGGGCATCTTTGAGCGCGTTGGAGGCAATGAGACGTTGAAGGTACAGGCGCGCATTGTGATAGCGACCAATCGCGACCTTGAAGAGATGATCAGCGCGAGTGCTTTCCGCGAGGATCTCTATTACCGCCTCAATGCCTTTCCAATGTCTTTACCGCCGCTGCGCGAGCGCAAGGAGGATATACCAGATCTTGCCGAGTTTTTCAAGAATCGTATGGCCACACATCTGAACAAGCAAATCGGGCCTTTGGCGGCAGAGGTGATAGAAGTGTTGCAAGCATACGATTGGCCTGGCAATGTGCGAGAATTAGAGCATACGATACAACGCGCCGTCATCGTGTGCCGAGATTCTCAAATTGAAGTGGATGATCTTGGAATGATGGGTTCTCAAATCACAGCCTCACCTCTTAGGCGGATCACTTTACCCACTTCGCAAGACCGAGAAGTCGTGTCTTTGGATGAACATGACCGCCGCTATATCCTCGAAATGCTTAAAGCCACCAATTGGAAAATCAAGGGCGCCGGAGGCGCGGCAACATTGCTGGGACTAAATCCTGGGACGCTGTATGGGAAAATGAGAAAACTGGGTATCAAACGCCCGGATAGATAA